Proteins encoded together in one uncultured Desulfosarcina sp. window:
- a CDS encoding response regulator encodes MLNQLLLLLFLPTLIIVVITFVSIVLVWQGTLARQQVKLSRSIANTVVTYTDSAKRVLDALGQSIETADRPHLKQFLTDTQSAYSYFDTLYILDLDGRLDLMTPLDHQYIGLDLTRQPYYAKARQQKSTFVSAPFISMRSGKPTVYLAKSVESGRMVVGELNLSTLQANINAAIGGDRENLVFVADRAGSLLAHSNSQLVVEQHSVGHMEIVRQGLETESTKVYRTSTGWVFGAGVPIESLDWVVISQQSLKSALGPLVRVVAPALSLSFLLWLWVLWTLRLQQIKRVVAPVGRLAETAQRIAAGNLDEQARLEEGKEIGELAASFNHMTQQLRNHINAENMIADISRRLMGTDSDSLDDEINRSLSEIGRFVSADRSYLFLISKDGRTVSNTHEWCADGIVHFVDSLQNLPTENYPWLIKNAAQGNDIVIPNVAAFEQASTGEKAEWMRQGIQSLICAPILTRGSLKGWVGFDAVKQQRDWSGEGAKVLHLAGEIFYIAMQRKWSQTALKASEARYRQIVQHAPAGICEFDLQHKRFIGVNDVMCAYTGYSQTEFLALNPQTLLPEHHLPRWVQQHKDLTPDNPTLPPEEHRIMGKNGRLFWALINCRFVFEDDTPVRLTAVVHDLTALRQAEAEKKQLEAKLAQIQKLESLGTLAGGIAHDFNNLLMGIQGNASLMLLDENRNSNDSERLNGIETFVQRGVELTRQLLGLARGGKYEVKPTDPNHLVNESATMFGRTKKEIRVHQKYQAGIWRIECDRGQIHQVMLNIFVNAWQAMPTGGEIYISTANTTLHEATVKPHGVPPGRYVKITIADSGNGMAPGTMKKIFDPFFTTKERQRGTGLGLASAYGIIKNHGGIIDVDSQLGEGSTFTIYLPAVDKDVAEDPVVKSRLRGGSETILLVDDEPMILDVGQNMLETLGYRVLAVQSGDEAVDTYRQKTGIDLVVLDMIMPDMGGAETFAQLKRIDPDVRVLLSSGYSIDGQANEILNQGCIGFIQKPFSIQEMSSKIRDILNQ; translated from the coding sequence ATGCTCAACCAGCTTCTCCTGCTACTCTTTCTGCCCACGCTGATCATAGTCGTTATCACCTTTGTCAGTATCGTTTTAGTCTGGCAGGGAACCTTGGCTCGGCAACAGGTCAAACTGTCGCGCAGCATTGCCAACACGGTCGTCACCTATACGGACAGCGCCAAACGCGTGCTCGATGCACTGGGGCAATCCATCGAAACCGCCGATCGCCCCCACCTGAAACAATTTCTGACCGATACGCAAAGCGCCTACAGCTATTTTGACACCCTGTACATACTCGACCTGGACGGCCGACTGGATCTCATGACGCCCCTCGACCACCAATACATCGGATTGGACCTGACCCGTCAGCCATACTACGCCAAGGCCAGACAACAGAAATCCACCTTCGTTTCGGCTCCGTTCATTTCCATGCGTTCGGGCAAGCCCACCGTTTATCTGGCAAAGTCCGTTGAATCGGGCCGGATGGTTGTCGGCGAACTGAACCTTTCGACGCTCCAGGCGAACATCAATGCGGCCATTGGGGGAGACCGGGAAAATCTGGTTTTCGTTGCCGACCGTGCAGGCAGCCTTTTGGCCCATTCCAACAGTCAATTGGTCGTTGAACAACACAGCGTCGGTCATATGGAAATCGTCCGCCAGGGGCTCGAAACGGAATCGACAAAAGTCTATCGGACATCCACCGGTTGGGTTTTCGGTGCAGGCGTACCGATTGAATCCCTCGATTGGGTCGTGATCAGCCAGCAGTCGCTGAAAAGTGCTCTGGGGCCGCTGGTTCGCGTGGTGGCACCTGCTCTGAGCCTCTCCTTTTTACTGTGGCTTTGGGTATTGTGGACGCTGCGATTGCAGCAGATCAAACGGGTGGTGGCACCTGTCGGCCGTCTGGCCGAGACGGCCCAGCGCATTGCCGCCGGCAACCTGGACGAACAGGCCCGCCTGGAGGAAGGCAAGGAGATCGGGGAACTGGCTGCGTCATTCAACCACATGACCCAGCAGCTGCGCAATCATATCAATGCCGAAAACATGATCGCAGACATCTCCCGTCGGCTGATGGGAACCGACAGCGATTCCCTGGACGACGAAATAAATCGATCATTAAGCGAAATCGGCCGGTTTGTTTCCGCAGACCGATCATACCTGTTCCTGATCTCCAAGGACGGACGAACCGTGAGCAACACCCACGAGTGGTGCGCCGATGGAATTGTTCATTTCGTCGATTCCCTTCAAAACCTGCCGACTGAAAATTACCCGTGGTTGATAAAAAACGCCGCACAAGGCAATGACATCGTTATCCCGAACGTCGCCGCATTCGAACAGGCCTCGACGGGCGAGAAAGCGGAATGGATGCGACAGGGAATCCAATCCCTCATTTGCGCACCGATCCTTACCCGGGGATCGCTCAAGGGGTGGGTCGGCTTCGATGCTGTCAAACAGCAAAGGGATTGGTCCGGAGAAGGAGCCAAGGTGCTGCATCTGGCCGGAGAAATCTTTTACATCGCCATGCAACGCAAATGGTCGCAAACAGCGCTGAAAGCAAGCGAGGCCCGCTATCGCCAGATAGTCCAGCACGCGCCGGCCGGTATCTGCGAATTCGATCTGCAGCATAAGAGGTTCATTGGTGTAAACGATGTCATGTGCGCTTACACCGGCTACAGTCAAACCGAATTCCTGGCTCTCAACCCGCAAACCCTGCTACCGGAACACCATCTTCCCCGATGGGTCCAACAGCACAAAGACCTCACTCCGGACAACCCGACGCTGCCGCCTGAGGAGCACCGCATCATGGGTAAAAACGGCCGCCTTTTCTGGGCCTTGATCAATTGTCGATTTGTTTTCGAAGACGACACTCCCGTCAGGCTGACCGCCGTGGTCCACGATCTGACGGCCCTGCGACAGGCCGAAGCGGAAAAGAAACAACTGGAAGCCAAACTGGCTCAGATTCAAAAACTGGAGTCACTGGGGACCCTGGCAGGCGGCATCGCTCATGATTTCAACAACCTGTTGATGGGAATCCAGGGAAACGCTTCGCTGATGCTGCTGGACGAAAACCGAAACAGCAATGACAGCGAACGGCTGAACGGTATCGAGACCTTTGTCCAGCGGGGTGTGGAACTGACCCGACAGCTTCTGGGGCTGGCTCGCGGGGGGAAATACGAAGTCAAGCCCACCGACCCCAATCATCTGGTAAACGAGAGCGCAACCATGTTCGGCCGCACCAAGAAGGAAATCCGCGTTCATCAAAAATACCAGGCAGGCATCTGGCGGATCGAATGCGACCGTGGCCAGATCCACCAGGTCATGCTGAACATTTTCGTCAACGCCTGGCAGGCAATGCCGACAGGCGGTGAAATTTATATCTCGACGGCCAATACGACACTTCATGAAGCGACCGTCAAACCCCACGGGGTGCCACCCGGCCGGTACGTGAAGATCACCATTGCCGACAGCGGGAACGGAATGGCTCCGGGTACCATGAAAAAGATCTTCGACCCCTTCTTTACCACCAAGGAGCGGCAGCGCGGCACCGGATTGGGGTTGGCCTCGGCTTATGGCATCATCAAAAACCATGGTGGGATCATCGATGTGGATAGCCAGTTGGGAGAAGGCAGCACGTTCACCATCTATTTACCGGCAGTAGACAAAGATGTCGCGGAAGATCCGGTCGTCAAAAGTCGGCTGCGAGGCGGCAGCGAAACGATTCTCCTGGTCGACGATGAGCCCATGATCCTCGATGTAGGGCAAAATATGCTCGAAACGCTCGGCTACCGGGTTCTTGCGGTCCAATCGGGTGACGAGGCCGTAGATACCTACCGACAAAAAACCGGCATCGACCTGGTGGTGCTGGATATGATCATGCCGGACATGGGCGGTGCCGAAACGTTTGCCCAGTTGAAACGAATTGACCCTGATGTCCGCGTACTTTTATCCAGCGGCTACAGCATCGACGGTCAGGCCAATGAAATTCTCAATCAGGGCTGCATCGGGTTTATCCAGAAACCATTTTCGATCCAAGAAATGTCCAGCAAAATCCGTGACATCCTGAATCAATAA
- a CDS encoding 7TM-DISM domain-containing protein, whose product MINHVKEETDLRHTIKFFFLALIIPYAFCAYRLWIDDRLAASVGLVATSADQMEPDYRTRVVIIDSPRDGEVVLTLQISNFMHAKGGMRAPIRLTTAERVPAVKNRAMAKDIMVFGCLFIMSIYHFFIFAFRPKDRFNFYFALSCLLFGLRAGLTGEVFLADLFEALSWNVAVRIEWLCVYLGAPLCIAFVRSLFPEDCSIRVVQGAMTLGILLGIITLVAPAPIFTGMFPTVTPLIVLICLFSAGVLVRAALRRRFGATVMLICLLLVLATVANDILYARLETEHIIDSGCHGFCWTFLGSKMVSG is encoded by the coding sequence GTGATCAACCATGTAAAGGAAGAGACCGATTTGCGGCACACGATCAAATTTTTCTTTTTGGCCCTGATCATTCCCTATGCATTTTGCGCCTATCGATTGTGGATCGACGACCGTTTGGCGGCCTCGGTCGGCCTTGTGGCCACCAGCGCCGATCAAATGGAGCCCGATTACCGCACCCGGGTTGTTATCATCGATTCCCCAAGGGACGGCGAAGTGGTGCTGACCCTGCAGATCTCCAACTTCATGCACGCCAAAGGCGGCATGCGTGCTCCTATTCGGCTGACAACGGCGGAGCGAGTGCCGGCCGTCAAGAACCGGGCCATGGCCAAGGACATCATGGTGTTTGGCTGCCTGTTTATCATGAGCATCTATCACTTTTTTATCTTCGCCTTCCGGCCCAAGGATCGGTTCAACTTCTATTTCGCGCTTAGCTGCCTGCTCTTCGGATTGCGTGCCGGGTTGACCGGAGAAGTGTTTCTGGCCGATCTGTTCGAAGCGTTGAGCTGGAACGTGGCCGTACGCATTGAATGGCTCTGTGTCTATCTCGGTGCCCCGCTTTGTATCGCCTTTGTTCGATCCCTTTTCCCTGAAGATTGCTCCATCCGGGTCGTGCAGGGAGCTATGACGCTGGGAATCCTGCTGGGAATCATCACCCTGGTGGCACCGGCCCCCATCTTTACGGGCATGTTCCCAACCGTGACGCCCCTGATCGTTCTGATTTGCCTGTTCAGTGCCGGTGTGCTGGTCAGGGCCGCACTGAGAAGACGTTTCGGTGCAACCGTGATGCTGATCTGCCTTTTGCTGGTGCTGGCGACCGTGGCCAACGATATCCTTTACGCCCGTCTGGAAACGGAACACATTATTGATTCAGGATGTCACGGATTTTGCTGGACATTTCTTGGATCGAAAATGGTTTCTGGATAA
- a CDS encoding NAD(P)/FAD-dependent oxidoreductase: MEITATVIGAGVVGLAIAAELSENRKGVLILERNSSFGQETSSRNSEVIHAGIYYAKGSLKAQLCVEGNRMLYRLCESGRIPHRRCGKLIVATAPEEEAVLLDIRERARENGADDLKMVSAREVKALEPNVKACAGLLSPSTGIIDSHRLMRRFAARVQRNGAQMVTHTTVSRVEKCHDGRYRVHVAYPDGEQDSFVSRWVVNCAGLEADRVAGSMGIDIDACGYRLHYWKGDYFSLDVPAGYLQRLVYPVPQANHVGLGVHATIDLGNRVKLGPDATYLPERNLDYAVDTAARQAFYQAARRYLPDITVDQLNPEMAGIRPKLQRPGDAVRDFIIAEESSKGLAGIINLIGIESPGLTASPAIARYVADLIAARE; this comes from the coding sequence ATGGAAATCACTGCAACCGTTATCGGGGCCGGGGTGGTCGGCTTGGCCATAGCGGCCGAGCTTTCCGAAAACCGCAAAGGGGTCCTGATTCTGGAGCGCAACTCCTCCTTCGGGCAGGAAACCTCCAGCCGCAATAGCGAAGTCATTCACGCCGGTATCTATTACGCCAAGGGATCGCTCAAGGCCCAGCTGTGCGTCGAAGGCAACCGGATGCTGTACCGGCTGTGCGAAAGCGGCCGGATTCCGCATCGCCGCTGCGGCAAGCTGATCGTTGCAACGGCGCCGGAAGAGGAAGCCGTTCTGCTGGACATTCGGGAGCGGGCGCGGGAAAACGGGGCCGACGATCTCAAGATGGTCAGCGCACGGGAGGTCAAGGCCCTGGAGCCAAACGTTAAGGCCTGTGCCGGGCTGCTTTCGCCGTCCACCGGCATCATCGATTCCCATCGGCTCATGCGCCGTTTTGCCGCGCGGGTGCAGCGCAACGGCGCCCAAATGGTGACCCACACCACGGTCTCGCGGGTGGAAAAGTGCCATGACGGCCGCTACCGGGTCCATGTCGCCTATCCCGACGGAGAGCAAGACAGCTTCGTATCGCGCTGGGTCGTCAACTGTGCCGGCCTGGAAGCCGATCGGGTGGCCGGCTCCATGGGGATCGACATCGATGCCTGCGGCTACCGCCTGCATTATTGGAAAGGCGATTACTTCAGCCTGGACGTGCCGGCGGGCTATCTTCAGCGGCTGGTTTACCCGGTCCCCCAGGCCAACCACGTGGGGCTGGGGGTGCATGCTACCATCGATCTCGGCAACCGCGTCAAGCTGGGCCCCGACGCCACCTACCTGCCTGAACGCAATCTGGACTACGCGGTGGATACTGCGGCCCGGCAAGCGTTTTACCAGGCGGCCCGGCGCTACCTTCCCGACATCACCGTCGACCAGTTGAACCCGGAAATGGCCGGCATCCGTCCCAAACTGCAGCGGCCCGGTGATGCGGTCCGGGATTTCATCATCGCCGAAGAGTCGTCCAAAGGTCTTGCCGGTATCATCAACCTGATCGGCATCGAGTCCCCCGGCCTTACCGCCAGCCCCGCCATTGCCCGTTACGTGGCCGATCTGATCGCGGCGCGGGAGTGA
- a CDS encoding HIT family protein, whose amino-acid sequence MTQTSGDNPSDCLFCRWVAQGKAVAECGTVAAFNDGFPVTPGHLLIVPKRHVADGLYLNRQEIRDSEELTRLLVEQIRRDDPGVTGFNIGINIGQSAGQTVMHAHIHLIPRRDGDTDDPKGGVRGVIKGKRGY is encoded by the coding sequence TTGACGCAAACAAGCGGCGACAATCCCTCCGACTGCCTGTTTTGCCGCTGGGTCGCCCAGGGCAAAGCGGTGGCAGAGTGCGGTACGGTGGCCGCTTTTAACGATGGATTTCCGGTGACCCCCGGACATCTGCTGATCGTTCCCAAACGGCATGTGGCCGATGGCCTATACCTGAACCGTCAGGAGATCCGGGACTCCGAAGAACTGACCCGCCTCCTGGTCGAACAAATTCGGCGGGACGATCCCGGCGTTACCGGATTCAACATCGGAATCAACATCGGACAATCGGCCGGCCAGACCGTGATGCACGCCCACATTCACCTGATTCCCCGGCGCGACGGCGACACAGACGACCCCAAAGGCGGGGTGAGGGGCGTGATCAAAGGAAAACGCGGTTACTGA
- a CDS encoding saccharopine dehydrogenase C-terminal domain-containing protein — translation MKKILILGAGLVCRPGARYLLEQGYAVTIASRTVAKAEEIVKGFDNGAARQLRVEDKEGLAALVREHDIVVSLLPYVHHVDVARVCLANNKPMATTSYVSDEMRTLDDEAKSKNLLILNEIGIDPGVDHMSAMRIIDEVHARGGKIRHFYSLCGGLPAPDDNDNPFGYKFSWSPRGVVLASRNSARFLENGEVVNIKGEDLFLNKRIETVDPLGEFEVYPNRDSLPYKEIYGLKDAETVMRGTYRNIGWCDTFKKIVDLGLVDETPTTYPKGATFRTLMVDLVGADENDDLAAATARKLGLEKEHFVIGNLTWLGLFDAQPLPDAGSKLDILSEQLLQKLQYKAGEKDMLILRHRFEVEDADGSGHTITSTLIDYGIPHGDSSMARTVSLPLAVGVSLMAEGKIDLTGVQIPICKELYQPVLDGIAKLGIEMVEERIAH, via the coding sequence ATGAAGAAAATATTGATTCTGGGTGCGGGCCTGGTTTGCCGGCCGGGTGCGCGGTACTTGTTGGAACAGGGATATGCGGTTACCATCGCTTCGCGAACGGTGGCCAAGGCCGAGGAAATCGTCAAGGGGTTTGACAACGGTGCGGCCCGGCAGCTGAGGGTGGAGGACAAAGAAGGCCTCGCCGCGCTGGTCCGGGAGCACGACATCGTGGTCAGCCTGCTTCCTTACGTGCATCATGTCGACGTGGCCCGGGTCTGTCTGGCAAACAACAAACCCATGGCGACCACCTCCTACGTCAGCGATGAGATGCGCACCCTCGACGATGAAGCGAAAAGCAAAAATCTGCTTATTCTCAACGAGATCGGCATCGATCCGGGGGTGGATCACATGTCCGCCATGCGGATTATCGACGAGGTCCATGCCCGGGGCGGGAAGATTCGCCATTTCTATTCCCTTTGCGGCGGCCTGCCGGCCCCGGACGACAACGACAACCCCTTCGGCTACAAGTTCTCATGGAGCCCGAGGGGCGTGGTCCTGGCCTCCCGCAACTCGGCGCGCTTTCTGGAGAACGGCGAGGTGGTCAACATCAAGGGGGAAGACCTGTTTTTGAACAAGCGCATCGAGACCGTCGATCCCCTGGGAGAATTCGAAGTCTACCCGAACCGGGACTCACTGCCCTATAAAGAGATTTACGGCCTCAAGGACGCCGAGACCGTCATGCGGGGCACCTACCGCAATATCGGCTGGTGCGACACCTTCAAGAAGATCGTCGACCTGGGCCTGGTGGACGAAACGCCCACCACCTATCCCAAAGGCGCAACATTCAGGACCCTGATGGTAGACCTGGTCGGGGCCGATGAAAACGACGACCTGGCCGCTGCCACAGCCCGCAAACTTGGCCTGGAAAAAGAGCATTTCGTCATCGGCAACCTGACCTGGCTGGGATTGTTCGACGCCCAGCCCCTGCCCGATGCCGGCAGCAAGCTGGACATCCTCAGTGAGCAGCTTTTGCAAAAACTGCAATACAAGGCTGGAGAAAAGGACATGCTGATCCTGCGCCACCGCTTCGAAGTGGAAGATGCGGACGGGAGCGGCCACACGATCACTTCCACCCTGATCGATTACGGCATCCCCCACGGCGATTCCTCCATGGCGCGCACCGTCAGCCTGCCTCTGGCGGTTGGCGTTTCCCTGATGGCAGAGGGCAAAATCGATCTCACCGGCGTTCAGATTCCCATCTGCAAAGAACTTTATCAGCCCGTGCTGGACGGCATTGCTAAACTTGGGATCGAGATGGTGGAGGAAAGGATCGCGCATTGA
- a CDS encoding transporter substrate-binding domain-containing protein, with the protein MGVASRRDSARRTKYPMTRAIIAIFFVLLGLPILKSLHAGEPAEPHPLDAHLGERYVDDLDGLLERRYIRVLTTYNRTNFFLAGGKPRGFEYDLLKEYQKDLNKNIPRRELQVVLEFIPVARDRLIPDLVAGYGDIAAAGLTATDLRRQQVDFTDPYLTGIDEVLVMNAAEPPIEAPAGLSGQSLFVRPSSSYYHSLQDFNVQLRAQGKRPVRIVRADENLETEDILELVNSGAVARTICDSHIAAVWKKVFSDIRIYPDVAVRQGGQIAWAVRRDNPQLKASLNRFIQSHRKGTLLGNIYFSRYYEKKTWISHPLRGGTNKRLKTIVPIFKKFAKRYGFDWRLIAAMAYQESGFDQSKVSPRGAVGIMQIRPQTAADPKIGITDVSTVENNIHAAVKYLSLLQRQYFNEADVRPRDQVRFSLAAYNAGPARIRRARRLAGQMHLDPNRWFRNVEMAMLKIVGQETVRYVSNINKYYVIYRNAFERVEEQEAAVEQVRQ; encoded by the coding sequence GTGGGAGTGGCTTCCCGCCGCGATTCGGCCAGACGAACCAAATATCCCATGACCCGCGCGATAATCGCCATATTTTTCGTCCTGCTGGGGCTGCCGATTCTAAAATCCTTGCACGCCGGGGAGCCGGCTGAGCCTCATCCCCTTGACGCCCACCTCGGTGAACGCTACGTCGACGATTTGGACGGATTGCTTGAACGCAGGTATATCCGCGTCTTGACCACTTACAACCGTACCAACTTCTTTTTAGCCGGCGGCAAGCCCCGTGGTTTCGAATACGACCTGCTCAAAGAGTATCAGAAAGACCTCAACAAAAACATTCCCCGACGAGAACTGCAGGTCGTCCTCGAGTTCATCCCAGTGGCCCGTGACCGTCTGATTCCCGATCTGGTGGCCGGTTACGGGGATATTGCCGCCGCAGGCTTGACGGCTACCGACCTGCGACGGCAGCAGGTCGATTTCACCGATCCTTATTTGACCGGGATTGACGAGGTGCTGGTGATGAATGCGGCGGAACCGCCCATCGAGGCGCCAGCCGGCCTGTCCGGGCAATCGCTTTTCGTGCGCCCGAGCAGCAGCTATTACCACAGCCTGCAGGATTTCAACGTTCAACTGCGCGCCCAGGGCAAACGACCGGTCCGGATTGTGCGCGCCGACGAGAATCTGGAAACCGAAGACATTCTCGAACTGGTCAACAGCGGGGCCGTGGCTCGCACGATCTGCGACAGCCACATCGCAGCGGTCTGGAAAAAGGTGTTCTCCGACATCCGGATTTACCCGGATGTTGCCGTCCGACAGGGCGGGCAGATTGCCTGGGCCGTGCGTAGAGACAATCCACAGCTCAAGGCCAGCTTGAACCGGTTCATCCAGTCCCACCGCAAAGGGACGCTTCTGGGCAATATTTATTTCTCACGTTATTACGAGAAAAAGACCTGGATCAGCCATCCGCTTCGTGGCGGGACAAACAAAAGGCTGAAGACCATCGTCCCCATCTTCAAGAAGTTTGCCAAGCGCTACGGCTTCGATTGGCGGCTGATCGCGGCCATGGCCTACCAGGAGTCGGGCTTCGATCAAAGCAAAGTGAGCCCCCGGGGAGCCGTGGGCATCATGCAGATCCGGCCCCAGACGGCGGCTGATCCGAAAATCGGGATCACCGATGTCAGCACCGTGGAAAACAACATTCATGCAGCGGTCAAGTATCTGTCGCTCCTGCAGCGTCAGTATTTCAACGAAGCCGACGTCCGCCCCCGGGACCAGGTGCGTTTCAGCCTGGCGGCCTACAATGCCGGTCCGGCCAGAATCCGCCGGGCCCGCCGGCTGGCCGGCCAGATGCACCTGGACCCCAACCGCTGGTTTCGCAACGTGGAGATGGCCATGCTCAAGATCGTCGGCCAGGAGACCGTCCGCTACGTGAGCAATATCAACAAGTATTACGTCATTTACCGAAACGCCTTCGAACGGGTCGAAGAACAGGAGGCGGCCGTCGAGCAGGTCCGCCAGTAG
- a CDS encoding tetratricopeptide repeat protein, translating to MRTSALSNNRFVRFCFPAIAVFLTLFMLAATADALSLAIKTSAISGQGNDVPIELLMEGFSSDQNAYVQITIRLFPGHSNADKRPRALYHTIQTIQGGDGSPPELILPGRVFKQPGRYLITAMSDGLAEAAYAEITVQGLSLAVSAPESALVGQTITVVAELSNILDRAVAVPHINVALPEGMVALGITESRNRRIGVNDTLRFELDARVEAPGWHAVTAVVHSAEGDFSGQTTIAASRPAMLALLPGPAQTLSRRLPGQVAVTLLNNGDASIENIAVRLRGGDGLKLSPQRQVVDRLDGLADKRLTWQVDSAGMAPGRYPLRIDATGGDGSTAEAELDVVVISSFTDDAQPAPTAPSPSPVIAESKPPNPSPAAPASVQPASATDSEIEAMVARGRKHYHDAEYDRAITLLDRVLTHQPNHAVALYERSRAHTRTGNDKKALADLNRAIEIDPGYADALCSRSSRLTDAGEYQRALEDAERAIRANPAGACGYAERGRVRLNLGSNTKKGAVARNNYLRQAIADFDKALQKQHPHPERIYNNIGVSYGNIPDYENAIANYSKALEIKPDTPLYHSNRGFCYRKTNHYEKALQDYDRALSLDSKRIRDYAQRAYVYRKLKQYQKAIDGFSRAIDGNVKEDWIYANRGTCYLNTKNYAAAVQDYSKAIEMNGRYEYAIANRGQAYLEMGKLQKALADFNRAVKLDPKDAWNVAHRGEVHRRMGNYNAAKRDFQTALKIDPDYAWARKKLTSIQSDQVVDKAVDTIGDIIRDQMKN from the coding sequence ATGAGAACGTCTGCATTGAGCAATAATCGTTTCGTCCGATTCTGTTTCCCGGCCATAGCCGTTTTCCTGACTCTTTTTATGCTGGCGGCCACGGCAGATGCGCTATCTCTTGCGATAAAGACTTCTGCAATATCCGGGCAGGGCAATGATGTGCCGATCGAACTGCTCATGGAAGGCTTTTCATCGGATCAAAACGCCTATGTTCAAATCACCATCCGTCTTTTTCCAGGCCATTCAAACGCTGATAAGCGCCCCAGAGCCCTTTATCATACCATTCAAACCATCCAGGGGGGGGATGGTTCTCCACCCGAACTGATTCTTCCCGGGCGTGTATTCAAGCAACCCGGCCGCTACCTGATCACCGCAATGAGCGATGGCCTGGCTGAAGCCGCTTATGCCGAGATAACGGTGCAAGGCCTGTCTTTGGCCGTTTCGGCTCCGGAATCGGCGCTGGTGGGCCAGACCATAACGGTTGTTGCCGAGCTGTCCAACATCCTGGATCGTGCCGTTGCCGTTCCGCATATAAACGTTGCACTGCCCGAAGGCATGGTCGCCCTGGGTATCACTGAAAGCCGCAACCGGCGCATCGGTGTCAACGATACCCTGCGGTTTGAACTCGACGCAAGGGTTGAAGCCCCCGGTTGGCACGCGGTTACGGCTGTCGTCCACAGTGCGGAGGGAGATTTCTCAGGTCAAACCACCATTGCTGCCTCTCGACCGGCAATGCTGGCATTGCTGCCCGGCCCTGCCCAAACCCTGTCCCGACGTCTACCCGGGCAGGTAGCCGTGACTCTTCTCAACAATGGGGACGCTTCCATCGAGAACATCGCGGTGCGGCTGCGCGGCGGAGACGGTCTGAAGCTGTCTCCCCAGCGGCAGGTGGTCGACCGTCTCGACGGCCTGGCCGACAAACGCCTGACATGGCAGGTTGACAGCGCCGGCATGGCTCCCGGCCGCTATCCGTTGCGAATCGATGCAACCGGGGGCGACGGGTCGACAGCCGAGGCAGAGCTTGATGTGGTGGTCATCAGCAGCTTCACCGACGATGCGCAGCCGGCACCAACTGCGCCTTCCCCATCCCCCGTTATTGCCGAATCGAAACCGCCGAATCCATCTCCGGCGGCACCGGCTTCGGTACAGCCGGCTTCCGCAACCGACTCGGAGATCGAGGCCATGGTTGCCCGTGGCCGGAAGCACTACCACGACGCGGAATATGACCGTGCGATCACCCTTTTGGACCGCGTCCTCACCCACCAGCCGAACCATGCGGTCGCTTTGTATGAACGCAGCCGGGCACATACCAGAACCGGAAACGACAAGAAAGCCTTGGCGGACCTGAACCGGGCCATCGAAATCGATCCCGGCTATGCGGACGCCTTATGCAGCCGCAGCAGCCGTCTGACAGATGCCGGCGAGTATCAGCGCGCCCTCGAAGACGCCGAACGCGCCATCCGGGCCAATCCGGCCGGGGCCTGCGGCTATGCGGAACGCGGCCGTGTGCGGCTGAATCTGGGAAGCAACACCAAAAAGGGGGCGGTTGCCAGAAACAACTACCTCCGTCAAGCCATTGCGGATTTCGATAAGGCCCTCCAGAAACAGCATCCACATCCGGAACGGATATACAACAACATCGGTGTATCCTATGGAAACATACCGGATTACGAAAACGCGATTGCGAATTACAGCAAGGCGCTTGAAATCAAACCGGATACGCCGTTGTACCATTCTAACCGGGGATTTTGTTATAGGAAGACCAATCATTATGAAAAGGCGCTGCAGGATTACGACCGGGCGCTGTCCCTGGATTCGAAACGGATCCGGGATTACGCCCAGCGGGCGTATGTCTATCGAAAGCTCAAGCAATACCAGAAGGCCATTGACGGCTTCTCGCGAGCGATCGACGGCAATGTGAAAGAGGATTGGATCTATGCCAACCGGGGAACCTGCTATCTGAATACAAAAAACTACGCTGCTGCAGTGCAGGACTACTCCAAAGCCATAGAGATGAACGGACGTTACGAATATGCCATTGCCAATCGCGGTCAGGCTTACCTTGAAATGGGCAAACTCCAGAAGGCCCTGGCCGACTTCAACCGGGCCGTAAAACTCGATCCCAAGGATGCCTGGAACGTGGCCCATAGGGGAGAGGTCCATCGGCGAATGGGCAATTACAATGCCGCCAAACGGGATTTTCAGACGGCTTTGAAAATAGATCCCGATTATGCTTGGGCGCGAAAAAAGCTCACGTCGATCCAATCCGACCAAGTCGTGGACAAGGCGGTAGACACGATCGGCGATATCATTCGAGATCAAATGAAAAATTGA